AATTGGGATGGATGGATTTTGGCTCCCTACCAATGACACCAACAATGTATTTTTTAGCACAGCTAGAAGTATGGCTCGTTTTGGTTTATTAAATCTAAACAATGGTACTTGGAACAACGAAACCATTCTTGGAGATGCGGATTACAGAACCGATATGAAGAATACCTCCCAAAATTTAAATAAATCCTATGGTTATCTATGGTGGTTGAACGGGAAACAAAGCTACCGAGCTCCAGTAGTACAAACAGAATTTCAAGGTGAACTTATTCCCAATGCACCTAGCGATATGTATACAGGTTTGGGAAAAGATGACCAAAAACTCTACATTGTTCCAAGCAAAGGTTTAGTTATTTTACGAATGGGTGAAGATGCTGGAGGAGATGTGCTCGGACCTTCCAGTTTTGATAATGAGCTTTGGGAAAAGCTAAATACTTACATAAACTAGATTATTGATAGCCATGAGACTATATTGACTTAGCGTTTAGTGGTCAGTGGTCAGTGGTCAGTGGTCAGTAAAAAATTAAAAAACATCTTACTACAAACACTGGTTTCATGCTCCAATACAAAAGTCAATCCATATAACCTTCTGGAATTTTCCGCACCTTGTTCAAGCTTTCAAAAGCTGCTCCCAATTCATACAATTTAGCTTCTTGAAACTGTTTTGCTATAAAGGTCAGACTAATCGGTTCTCCAGATTCTTTATAGCCCATAGGAACGGTCAACGCCGGATATTCCGCTGCTGCTGCAATCCCTGCATCGTAATTATTGATGGAAAGCACGGCGTCCAATTGATGTTTATCCATAGGATCATTTAAATACTTCCGACCAGCAGTCTTCAATCTATCTTTAATTTCCTTTAGTCCATCAGCGGATGTTGAGTCAGCTAAAATACCATCAAAACGAGCTTGTCCATAGGGTATCCTTATCAATGAATCCTGCAGATTGAATGCCACGGCATCTGCAACATTTTCAATCTTTACCGCATCTTTATCTTTAACCTGGGTTTTTAGATAAACAGGAAGGTCGTTTTTCATATCGATATTTAAAATCGAAAGAAACCCATCAAACGCTACTTCTATGGGTTCAAATTCAATAATGGTGGCACCAGCAGCCTTTAACTTTTCCATCGTAATTCTATAAATGGAATCTGTTTCGATGTAGTTTTTAATCGCTCCGAAACGCTTTCCTTTAAGTTCCAGATTTTCTGCCACGTACCATTGTTTATCCCAATCCGTTTGAACAGATTTGCTATCTTCATCATCATAGCCACGCATAGCATCCAAAAGAATACCATTATCAATAACGTTTTTGGTCATAGGTCCGGGAGTGTCCAAAGTGCTGGAAATTGGAACTATCCCAGTTCGGCTCAAAAATCCAATCGTAGGTTTCATCCCAACAACAGAATTTTGACTGGAAGGCGAGAGAATAGAACCCGAAGTTTCTGTACCCACAGCCGCTACGGCATAATTTGAAGCAATTGAAGTTCCACTTCCCGCACTGGAACCGCCAGTATCAAAAACCCTTCTACCATAGGGATTAAGGGTTTGCCCCCCTACCGCACTTTGTCCATTGGGGCAAACACCGCAAATAAAATTGGCCCATTCACTTAGATTCACCTTACCCAAAATCAATGCACCTTTTTCCTTAAGACGCTTTACAATAAATGCGTCATCTGTTTGGTTTTCCATCAAGGCAATGGCGCCAGCCGTGGTTTTCATATTTTGAGCACCGATATTATCTTTCAATAAAATGGGCATTCCATAGATGTTATGGTGTCCTTTTGAGTCTGCATCTAAATTCCGAGCTTCTTCAAGCACATTAGGGTTTAATGCAATCACAGTATTTAAGGTCGTACTATTATCCAACTCATATTTATAAATACGGTGTAGGTAAAAAAGTACCAATTGCTCATAGGTAAATTTACCTTCTGAGATATGTTGCTGAATCGAAGGGATATTCTGCTCTAAAATCAAAGGTTTTAAAGATTCGTATGTAGTAAAATCAAAAGCGGAAACTTCTTCATAAAGTGGTAAAAAGACATCGTTTTTATCCAATACTTTAGATTGTATAAACTTGTATCGCATTCGCTCCTTTTCATGCTCAGCATTGGCAGCAACTTCTGCTGAATCATTATAGGATTGCCACAATACAATCACTTCTTTTTCCTTGGATTCTTTAGCATGCTGTTTGCAACCGACAAATAGAATAGAGCCCGTAATTAAAAGTATATACGTTAGTCGTCGTGATCTTGAAGTAAGGTTTTCCATGTATTGATGTTCTTTTGGTTCATACGAACAAACTCGTCCTTGTCCTGCTTTTGAGCTAAAGCTAAGGATTTTTGTGCAGATGTTATTGCATCTTCATAGTCACCAAGTGCAGCTTCTACCAAACTTTTTACTCTGTGAAAATAATAGGTATCACCACCTAATTTCAAAGCCTGATTCAAATACTGCAAAGCACGAGGATATTCTATTTTTTGCTCTTGTAGATAGCGCGCAGCTTCGTAGTATGTTTGTGCCGTAGGATTTTCTGAAAGCTGTCTCGCTATTTCCATTTCCATCTGTGCGTGGGTATCTACAGTAAAGGGTATGATTACTTTGGTATTTGCCCAAATTAACCCCATCTGAATAGTACTATGGGTAATGGAATCAAAGACAATTAAAAAATTCTCTTGGTAATCTTGGATCTTCTGCGATTTGACAGTGATGCGAAACAAATCTTCTTCAGGGTCATAATTTTTACGACCATCTCCCCAATGTCCCGTATTTGTATGAAATGCTATTTGCCACTCATCTTCTTCTGGAAATGCATACAATGCATAAGTACCTTTGGGCAAATCATTTCCCAAAATGTTCATATCCGTATCCACGGTAATTTTTGTTGATGCATTGGCCCCTACCCGCCAGATACGGCCGTAAGGTACCAAACCACCAAAAATTTTACGCCCTCTAGTTGCTGGACGCGAATATTCCACTGAGATTTTGGAAAGACCGATTTCCTGTTCTATTGTAGCAAGTGGGCTGGCTTTAGGGTGTTTTATTTGTGCATAAGATGAAACGATAACTACTAAAAAAAAAGAATTTATCAGAACCTTCTTCATCTTAGATTTTAAAAAAAGAATCTACAAATTCATACTTATTGAAGACCTGTAAATCTTCAATGCCCTCACCCACACCAATATACTTTACAGGTATTTGAAACTGATCCGAAATACCGATTACAACCCCGCCTTTGGCCGTGCCATCCAATTTGGTTACCGCCAAACTACTAACTTCTGTGGCCTTGGTGAACTGTTTTGCCTGTTCAAAAGCATTTTGCCCTGTTGAACCATCCAATACCAGCAATACTTCGTGCGGAGCGTTGGGAACGACTTTTTGCATCACCCGTTTCACCTTAGAAAGTTCATTCATTAGATTGACTTTATTGTGCAATCTGCCCGCAGTATCGATTAAAACGATATCTGCATTATCCGCCACTGCAGAATTAAGTGTATCAAAAGCGACGGATGCAGGGTCACTGCCCATTTTTTGCTTGATAATGGGTACATCAACCCGTTTTGCCCAGACTTCCAACTGATCAATTGCCGCGGCTCTAAAGGTATCCCCTGCTCCCAATACCACTTTTAATCCTTGGTTTTTGAATTGGTTGGCCAGCTTTCCAATAGTCGTGGTCTTCCCCACGCCATTTACACCAACCACCATAATCACATAAGGTCTTTTGTCAGTTGGGACAACAAACTCGGTATCTTCACCAACATGCGTTTCTGAAAGTAGGCCTGCAATTTCCTCTCTAAGAATCGTATTGAGCTCATCGGTTCCTAAATATTTATCTTGAGAGACCCGCTTTTCTATACGTTCTATAATCTTTAGGGTAGTATCAACACCAACATCCGAAGTAATCAAAATCTCTTCGAGGTTATCCAAAACCTCGTCATCAACTTTGGATTTACCAGCTACTGCTTTGCTCAATTTGCCAAAAAAACTCGTTTTTGACTTTTCGAGTCCCTTATCAAGGGTTTCTTTTTTGTCTGAAGAAAAAATCTTTTTAAATAGGCTCATATACAATCAACATAAGCGTCAAAGATAGGAAAGTAAGGGGAGTTTTGTTAAAGCCATCCATGAGAGTTTACCATAAAATGAAACACTCAAATTTGGTTTTTAGATTGTCATTCTTTTTTTGAAAAGTCTAAAAACAAAAAAGCCGCTTAAAAAGCGGCTTAATATATCGTGATAGGGGTTGATTATTTTTTGTTCAACCAGTCGTTCACTAATTCTGGTGACATTACCGACTCCACAAAAGTATATGCTCCAGTTTTAGGAGATTTTACCATTTTGATGGCCTTTGTTAATCTTTTTGAACTACCCTGTAGTGTTGCTACCGTTTTCTTTGCCATGGCTCAATACTTATTTAATTTCTTTATGAACTGTCATACGCTTTAGGATAGGATTGAATTTTTTAATTTCCATCCTATCTGGCGTATTCTTCTTATTTTTCGTAGTAATGTAACGAGAAGTTCCTGGCATTCCAGATTCTTTGTGCTCTGTACACTCTAAAATAACTTGAATTCTATTCCCTTTCTTTGCCATTGTATCGTACTTAAAATATAATCTTTACTATTTTTTGGAATTCATTTCCTTCAAAACAGCTGAGATTCCTTTTTTATTGATAATTTTCAAACCTCTCGAAGAAACGTTCAAAGTGACCCAACGGTCTTCTTCGGGAATGTAAAATTTCTTTTTAGAAATATTTACATCGAATCTTCTCTTGGTTTTATTGATAGAAAAGGATACGTTGTTTCCAAACATCACCTTTTTTCCTGTAACTTCACAAATCTTAGACATCTCCCTAACTTTTGAGTGATTTTATTGAGGCTGCAAATTTATGGCATTTTAATGGGACGTACAAAATTCTTTTTTAGAAATTTAAAATTTCTTTTAGTACTAATTCAAATGCCTTGTTTACAGACTTCTGAACGATACGTTCCCTATGATTTCCCATAACGAATTTTTGGGCAAAAGTATGCTCGGGAGTACTTATCCCAATAAAGACCGTTCCCACTGCTTCATCTGAATCTCCCTTGGTCGGACCTGCATTTCCCGTTGTTGCAATAGCGAAATCTGTTTCCAATAGTTGTTTAACGCTTTCAGCCATTGCAATTGCCACTTCTTCACTGACCACAGAATATTTTTTTACCAACTCTTCGGATACGCCCAGAGTCTTAATCTTGGCTTCCGTTGCATAACTTACGATACTTCCTTTAAAATAAGCTGATGCTCCCGGAACAGAAGTTAGTTGTTGTGCTATTTTGCCACCTGTAAAGCTTTCTGCAGTGGACAGTGTCAGCTGTTTTTGGGTTAACAGTTTTCCAACTTGTACTTCTATGGACTCGTCTTCTTCTTCTCCATAGATAATGTCACCAATCAAAGGATAAAGCTTTTTCACTTCGGATTCAAGTGCGAGTACCAAACTTTCCTTATCCGTTCCTTTTGTACTAAGTCGGAGTCTTACCCGGCCCAAGTTGGGCAAATATGCCAGCTTTATAGCATCTGGCAAGTTGTCCTCCCAGTCTTCTATTTTTTCTGCAATAGCACTTTCACCCAAACCATAGGTCATTATGGTTTTATGGATAATATATGGGCGTTCGTATTCATCTATAATTTTTGGCAGAACAGCACTTGTCATAAGGCCCTTCATCTCAAAAGGTACTCCTGGCAAAGAAACGAAAACAGTTTTTCCTTTCTTCATCCAAAGTCCTGGGGCGGTACCATGCGCATTATGTAATATTTCAGCCTTAGAGGGCACCAAAGCCTGTTTTCTATTTGAATTGGATATTGGCGTAGGAATGTATTTTTTGAATAGCATCTCAATATGGGCCAAGACCTTTTCATCCAGAACTAGCTCATCATCAAAGAACTGACACAGTGTTGACTTGGTGACATCATCTTTGGTAGGGCCCAAGCCTCCAGTAATGATAACTATGGAAGATCTCTTGCAAGCTACTTCTAGAGCATCTAAAATATGGTTTCGGTCATCTTGTATTGATGTTATTTGATAAACCGAAACCCCTATTTTATTTAGTTCTTTGGATATAAATGCAGAATTGGAGTCTACAATTTGTCCAATGAGGATTTCATCCCCAATGGTAATTATTTCTGCCTGCATTTATAGGTTAAAATCTTTTTTAAGTTCTGAAATTACTTGAAGTATATCCTTTTTAAGCATTGGAAATTTATCTTTGATTTCATGCATATTTGAGACGTTCTTTCCCAGGGTTTCAATTTCAAGTGCAGTAGCTCGTGTTTGTTCCATGCCCAATAAATCCACGTTCGGTTTTATTTTATGGGCCAACTTGTACACGTTTTCATAGTCCTCGCTTTCAATAGCTTTTTCCAAACCTTCTAAATCTGTGGGGACTTCTTCCAAAAAAACAGAAACTACAGAGACTATAAAATCTTGATCGCCTTCTGCCATTTCATTTATTTTGTCGAGGTTGTATATCATTATTTCACATTAATTTCAAACATCGTTTCTCCTTCCAGTGTACCAGAAAGGTAATCATTTGGACTTACTTTACCAACCCCAGCGGGTGTCCCAGTAAATAGAATATCCCCTTTTTTTAGCATAAAATAGGTAGAAACGTATGAAATTAACTCATCTATCTTCCACAGCATCAGCGATGTATTACCAATTTGTACATTTTCCCCATTTTTTAACAAGGAAAACCCTAATTTGTCCGTATTTTCGTACTTATCCTTAGGCATCCATTTACCTATGACCGCCGCTCCATCAAAACCTTTTGCTTTTTCCCATGGCAAGCCTTTTGCCTTGAGCTTGGATTGAAGGTCTCTTGCCGTAAAATCTATTCCCAATCCAACTTCATCATAATAGGTATGCGCAAACTCTTTGGCAATGTGTTTTCCTACCTTCTTTATCTTAACCAAAACTTCTACCTCATAATGTATATCATTGGAAAATTCAGGAATATAGAAATCTTGCTCCTTGGGCAGAATAGAGGAATCTGGTTTTATAAAAACAACAGGTTCTTCTGGACGTTCATTTTTTAATTCGTCAATATGGGCAGCGTAGTTTCTGCCGATGCATATCAGTTTCATAGTGTTATAGTAATTGGGGTTGTTTTAAGATAACTTATTATTAAGCTTGCTCAGCTTTATTTGTGTGAGGACCTTTTTGGTATACAGTGGAAAATCAGCATTTAAAATCCAACCAAAATAGCCAGGTTCTTTTTCCATGACCTCATCTACGGTTTTGTCCTTATGTTTTCCGAAAGAAAAGATGGGTTCGTTTTTCTTGTTCACACCTATAAATCCTGCAAAATCCAAGGATTGTTTACGAGTAGTGAACTCAGAAAGCTTTTTCATGTTGTTCTCTAGTTCTGGATACCTGTCCAGTTGTGCCAGCAGTACTTCGTAAGTGGCTAAGGTATCTGCTTCTGCACTGTGTGCATCGTCCAAGTTTTTATCACAATAGAATTTGTATGCGGCTCCCAATGTTCGTTTTTCCATTTTGTGGAAAATAGTCTGCACATCTACGGAGACGGTATTCTTCATATCAAAATCTACATCTGCCCTTAGCATCTCCTCTGCCAATAAGGGAATATCGAACCTGTCTGAATTGAAACCCGCCAAATCACTATCCTTAATCATCTTATAGATTTCTTTGGACAGTTGCTTGAACGTAGGTTCATTGGCAACTCTTTCATCGGAAATACCATGTACCAAAATCACTTCTGGGGGAATGGGCATTTCTGGATTAACGAGCCATGTCCTGCTTTCTTTATTTCCATTCGGAAAAACCTTGAGAATAGAGATTTCAACAATTCTATCCTTGGCTACGTTGGTCCCAGTAGTTTCCAAATCAAAAAAACAGATGGGTTTGGTAAGTTGTAGTTCCATAAAACAGTTTTAGCGCGATTTAGAAAATAACCAAGAAAGCAATTCGGGTTCTGCAAAGGCATTGTCCCAACTGTTGTGGCCAACACCGGGATATACCTTGTAAGTAACATTGATATCGTTGTCCTTCATTGCTTTTACCATTTCAGCAGAATATTTCTCAGGAACCACCTCATCAGCATCACCGTGAAAAACCCACCAATCCAACTTAGTAAGTTTTTTACTTATTTTCGGATTGGCACCTCCGCAAATGGGAAAGGCAGCAGCAAACATTTTTGGATTCCGTTTCACAAGTTCAAATGTACCCATACCTCCCATAGAAAGACCTCCCACATAAAATCTACGTTCGTCCAGTTTGTACCTCTTCTTTAAATCCTCCAATAGATCTTCCAATAAAAGTAAATCTTTAGTGGGCTCACTGTCCTCATAAAAAACAAATTCCCTGTTGGGCATTTCCCCTTTTACATCCACTTTGGACCACGAACTATTTGCAGCGCATTGGGGAAATACCACAATTGCTGGATAAGCATTTCTTACTTCTTCTTTTTGGAACAGGCCAGATCCATGAATCAACTGGCTTTCATTATCATTTCCTCTTTCTCCTGATCCGTGCAATAAGACTATTAGTGGATATTTTTTCGAAGCATCATAGTCTTTTGGCAATAGCATACGATATGGGAGACTATCCCCATCCTTTTCAAAAATCATTTTTTGATAGTCAGAAGAGTTTTGTGCCGTTATGCCCATGCTAATAAATAAAAGACACGTTACATAAAAAGAGGTTATAATTTTCATTGATTGATGAATTAGATTAAACCTCTAAATTAACAATAGTGGAAGAAATAAAGGTGCTTTTTTGGACTAGATTTCCCTATTTACATCCCAAGCTTCAAGATAATCTGCTACCGTTTTTACAAACATACCGCCCAGAGCACCGTTTACAACCCTATGATCATAACTATGCGAAAGGAACATTTTGCTACGGATACCTATATATTCTCCTTGGTCGGTCTCAATTACAGCCGGAATTTTCCGTATCGCCCCCAAAGCCAAGATACCCACTTGCGGTTGGTTGATAATCGGTGTTCCAAATACACTGCCAAAAGTACCTACATTGGTTACGGTATAAGTACCATCTTTGATTTCATTTGGCTTAAGCTGATTGGTTCTTGCCCTATTGGCAAGGTCGTTCACCATTTTGGCCATGCCCACCAAATTAAGTTGATCAGCATTCTTTATTACCGGAACGATAAGATTACCATCTGGAAGTGCTGCCGCCATTCCCAGATTAATATTTTTCTTTTTAATCACCTTATCGCCATCCAAGGAAATATTAACCATTGGATACTTTTTTAAGGCCGTAGCCACGGCTTCCATAAAGATTGGCGTAAATGTCAATT
The nucleotide sequence above comes from Flagellimonas sp. HMM57. Encoded proteins:
- a CDS encoding amidase family protein, with translation MENLTSRSRRLTYILLITGSILFVGCKQHAKESKEKEVIVLWQSYNDSAEVAANAEHEKERMRYKFIQSKVLDKNDVFLPLYEEVSAFDFTTYESLKPLILEQNIPSIQQHISEGKFTYEQLVLFYLHRIYKYELDNSTTLNTVIALNPNVLEEARNLDADSKGHHNIYGMPILLKDNIGAQNMKTTAGAIALMENQTDDAFIVKRLKEKGALILGKVNLSEWANFICGVCPNGQSAVGGQTLNPYGRRVFDTGGSSAGSGTSIASNYAVAAVGTETSGSILSPSSQNSVVGMKPTIGFLSRTGIVPISSTLDTPGPMTKNVIDNGILLDAMRGYDDEDSKSVQTDWDKQWYVAENLELKGKRFGAIKNYIETDSIYRITMEKLKAAGATIIEFEPIEVAFDGFLSILNIDMKNDLPVYLKTQVKDKDAVKIENVADAVAFNLQDSLIRIPYGQARFDGILADSTSADGLKEIKDRLKTAGRKYLNDPMDKHQLDAVLSINNYDAGIAAAAEYPALTVPMGYKESGEPISLTFIAKQFQEAKLYELGAAFESLNKVRKIPEGYMD
- a CDS encoding Hpt domain-containing protein → MIYNLDKINEMAEGDQDFIVSVVSVFLEEVPTDLEGLEKAIESEDYENVYKLAHKIKPNVDLLGMEQTRATALEIETLGKNVSNMHEIKDKFPMLKKDILQVISELKKDFNL
- a CDS encoding DUF2911 domain-containing protein — encoded protein: MKKVLINSFFLVVIVSSYAQIKHPKASPLATIEQEIGLSKISVEYSRPATRGRKIFGGLVPYGRIWRVGANASTKITVDTDMNILGNDLPKGTYALYAFPEEDEWQIAFHTNTGHWGDGRKNYDPEEDLFRITVKSQKIQDYQENFLIVFDSITHSTIQMGLIWANTKVIIPFTVDTHAQMEMEIARQLSENPTAQTYYEAARYLQEQKIEYPRALQYLNQALKLGGDTYYFHRVKSLVEAALGDYEDAITSAQKSLALAQKQDKDEFVRMNQKNINTWKTLLQDHDD
- the ftsY gene encoding signal recognition particle-docking protein FtsY — protein: MSLFKKIFSSDKKETLDKGLEKSKTSFFGKLSKAVAGKSKVDDEVLDNLEEILITSDVGVDTTLKIIERIEKRVSQDKYLGTDELNTILREEIAGLLSETHVGEDTEFVVPTDKRPYVIMVVGVNGVGKTTTIGKLANQFKNQGLKVVLGAGDTFRAAAIDQLEVWAKRVDVPIIKQKMGSDPASVAFDTLNSAVADNADIVLIDTAGRLHNKVNLMNELSKVKRVMQKVVPNAPHEVLLVLDGSTGQNAFEQAKQFTKATEVSSLAVTKLDGTAKGGVVIGISDQFQIPVKYIGVGEGIEDLQVFNKYEFVDSFFKI
- the rpmB gene encoding 50S ribosomal protein L28, with the translated sequence MSKICEVTGKKVMFGNNVSFSINKTKRRFDVNISKKKFYIPEEDRWVTLNVSSRGLKIINKKGISAVLKEMNSKK
- a CDS encoding DUF4295 domain-containing protein, with amino-acid sequence MAKKTVATLQGSSKRLTKAIKMVKSPKTGAYTFVESVMSPELVNDWLNKK
- a CDS encoding 3'-5' exonuclease; its protein translation is MELQLTKPICFFDLETTGTNVAKDRIVEISILKVFPNGNKESRTWLVNPEMPIPPEVILVHGISDERVANEPTFKQLSKEIYKMIKDSDLAGFNSDRFDIPLLAEEMLRADVDFDMKNTVSVDVQTIFHKMEKRTLGAAYKFYCDKNLDDAHSAEADTLATYEVLLAQLDRYPELENNMKKLSEFTTRKQSLDFAGFIGVNKKNEPIFSFGKHKDKTVDEVMEKEPGYFGWILNADFPLYTKKVLTQIKLSKLNNKLS
- a CDS encoding fumarylacetoacetate hydrolase family protein, which produces MKLICIGRNYAAHIDELKNERPEEPVVFIKPDSSILPKEQDFYIPEFSNDIHYEVEVLVKIKKVGKHIAKEFAHTYYDEVGLGIDFTARDLQSKLKAKGLPWEKAKGFDGAAVIGKWMPKDKYENTDKLGFSLLKNGENVQIGNTSLMLWKIDELISYVSTYFMLKKGDILFTGTPAGVGKVSPNDYLSGTLEGETMFEINVK
- the rpmG gene encoding 50S ribosomal protein L33 → MAKKGNRIQVILECTEHKESGMPGTSRYITTKNKKNTPDRMEIKKFNPILKRMTVHKEIK
- a CDS encoding competence/damage-inducible protein A; translated protein: MQAEIITIGDEILIGQIVDSNSAFISKELNKIGVSVYQITSIQDDRNHILDALEVACKRSSIVIITGGLGPTKDDVTKSTLCQFFDDELVLDEKVLAHIEMLFKKYIPTPISNSNRKQALVPSKAEILHNAHGTAPGLWMKKGKTVFVSLPGVPFEMKGLMTSAVLPKIIDEYERPYIIHKTIMTYGLGESAIAEKIEDWEDNLPDAIKLAYLPNLGRVRLRLSTKGTDKESLVLALESEVKKLYPLIGDIIYGEEEDESIEVQVGKLLTQKQLTLSTAESFTGGKIAQQLTSVPGASAYFKGSIVSYATEAKIKTLGVSEELVKKYSVVSEEVAIAMAESVKQLLETDFAIATTGNAGPTKGDSDEAVGTVFIGISTPEHTFAQKFVMGNHRERIVQKSVNKAFELVLKEILNF
- a CDS encoding alpha/beta hydrolase-fold protein; translation: MKIITSFYVTCLLFISMGITAQNSSDYQKMIFEKDGDSLPYRMLLPKDYDASKKYPLIVLLHGSGERGNDNESQLIHGSGLFQKEEVRNAYPAIVVFPQCAANSSWSKVDVKGEMPNREFVFYEDSEPTKDLLLLEDLLEDLKKRYKLDERRFYVGGLSMGGMGTFELVKRNPKMFAAAFPICGGANPKISKKLTKLDWWVFHGDADEVVPEKYSAEMVKAMKDNDINVTYKVYPGVGHNSWDNAFAEPELLSWLFSKSR